The stretch of DNA ACGAAATGGAATCCGCATCTTTGTTTGGAAATGGTGGAAATGATCCCTTTGAAGAGTGTCGTCGATACTATGAAGAAAGAAGGTTTCTTGAGAGTCGAGTAGCTCAACTCAAACAAGAGATTACCCTCTTGGACGAGAAGACATCAAGGAGGACAGTGCCGAAAAAATCAATGGAAATTGGGCATCAGTTGAAGCAAGATTACATTAAATTCCTGATGAAGTGCTGTCGTGGGAGTATCGAGATGATTATGGAACTTCTGAAAAATTATGCTCCGACTGAACAGATAGAAAGACAAATTCGCCAATTGGAGAAGCAAGTGGAAGATGTAAGATCAACAACAGATCCTGAGCTTTGGGGCAACATGAAGTGAAGAAGTGACAGAACCAGTCAGTATTCTGGCATAGCCAGAGCCATCCTTCTTAATATGTGGTTAGTTTGTTCTTAAAGATTTTGGATTAGCAAAAATAGATATAGAATTACATTATAACTGTAGTATAAACAAGGACCAACTTTAGAGATCATTGGTTTTGCCTCACTAAGTTTGTAGAGAAATAAGGATAATGCAATCATTTTGGGCTACTGTTTCCCAGAAGAACTCCTGGCCATAGCCGTGCAGTTAATGTGCTTTGGCTAATAGATTCACACCAGAACCACATACAACTGAGTGACAAATCTATAGTCTAAGCACTCTACTTGTTTACAACTTTGAAGCCACGTGTTATGCCCAGATATGCTTCTGATTAGTGTGCCCTTGGATTCATGACACACTCATCTTTTTCCTCCATCCTCCACCCTCCCCACTCTCATACTTTTTGATCAGGGAGCCTCTTGGTTTCACCTCGAACATTCAATTTCTTCAGTAACTTTATCAGATTTTGGTATGTGACTGAAGGGGGAAGGTGAATCAACGTGCTTCATCTCGTTATCTTGACTGAGACCATCTCTATAGGTGAagaatttattcatatattgggAGTGCGTACGATCGATTCATATATAGGTATGTGTTTTAAGgaagattttaaaacaacaaagccacaaaaatagaattagatTGGAAAAAATCTTGTCAGTATGAAACACAAATGTGCAAGTCAGCTAGCATGGATTGAACAAGAAGTATCGACCCACTTGAGGCTCATAATGAAAACCATGACTAAATACAGACTCTAAACTCACTACAAAAACACAAGGGTTTCAAACTCATTCATCTTCCTGGCTGCGCAACCTAGCAAGCTTGTTGGTCACAACAACATCAAGTTGGGCGGCTCTCTCCACAATTTCTTTCCTCTTCCTTGTGGAGACATTGTGTGCAATCTCAGCACAATACGTCCTGAAGAAGagtaaaaacacaaaaaataagcaCAAATTGACAAAAACTGAGTAAGTTGCAGTGCGGGCTACAGCTTTCATCTACCTGTTGTGCATCATCAGCAGCTCCAGCTCCTTGACATTGTGCACGACAAATTTCTTGAAGCCATTGGGAAGATAATGACGAGTCTTCTTGTCTGAACCATAGCCGACATTGGGCATCAGAGTGCATCCTTTAAACTTTCTTCTCACGCGAGAATCAATACCCTTTGGCCTGCGCCAGTTTGTCTGTCAAAGATGCATTCCACCAAAATCATTGACAGAAGGAAGTTTGAATCAAAACCGAATGGAGCTCtactttgtttttaataatatcaaagTAAAAATGTAAACAGGGAAATAGTAACAGGAAGCCAATGAGAAATTTCCCGGGCTCACTGTGTCGCAAGACCTGTAAGTAATTCAATCTATGCCCCGTTAAACGAAATGACCAGCCACAACAATGTATAAAGTCTGGACATCAGATACAATGGGCAAAATAACAATTGGTTTACCTTGGAAGAACCAATTTAccagattttttataaaataacaataaatattaggattattaataaaaaaaactgcaaTCTCAGCCGAAAGATGGTGATATTTTACATGATCATCACAGAGAAGTCAGAAACGATGAACATTTTGCATCATTGATTGCAGAAATACATTCacagttaaaaaatattcaattgaagAAATAAATGCATCCAAAATATGCAATAGAGCTCAGATGGTAGTGCACGTTTTTATTCATCATAAAACTGCAGAAATGATGGTTTGACATCGTCATATCTCGTTGCATAAATTAGACCTTTATTCCAAAGAAGTttcaaataacaattaaaaacatatgtaaacagaaccaataaaaaaaatatgtaaacaGAGGGATCAGATTATATAATTCAAATCACCAGCGTGCACCAATGGATGCAAGTAAGACTGTGATACGGCTGGactctaataatttttttgataagtgtgaACTTTTTTAAACGCCAGACTCTAATAATATACGAAAAACagaatcataaaataaacataaacacAATGGGGTCCGTGAGTTGAAAACGGATTCACCACACAGCATAAAAATAAAGCCTGGAACACTGGTGTCCAAAACTCATCACCTTATCCCAGtgattccatttaaaaaaataatagcagGGAGAAAATATAAAAGGTTTGTTGGAGatgtaagaaataaaaaacaatgaaCATTTTGCATCATTGGTTACAGAAATACATTCAgatgcggtttggatagtgagatgagatgagatggttttagataaaaattgaataaaatattattataatattattttttaacattattattgttttggaatttgaaaagtcaaattatttattatatttttgaggaaaatttaggaaaattgttatcatgagatgaaacattttcactatccaaacaggatCTCATAGAACCAgaacaaaaacatttaaaaaaaatcaattcaatacTTCACAATTAACAAATATTTGATTGAAGAAACAAATGCATCCAAAATATGCAATAGAGATCAGATGGTAGTGCATGTTGTCATTCATCATAAAACTGCAGAAATGATGGTTAGGCATCATCATATCTCGTTGCATAAATTAGACCTTTATTCCAAAGAAGTTTCAAATAACGATTAAAAACATATGTAAACAGAaccaataaacaaaacaaaaacatatgtAAGCAGAGGGATcagattatataatttaaatcacCAGCCTGCACCAATGGATGCATGTAAGACTGGGTGTCAAAAGGTAGCATCATATCCCTTGAGCGTTTCAAGGCCTGTGAGAAGGCTGgactttaaaaatgtttttgataaGCGTGAAATTTAAACGCCAAACtctaataatataagaaaaacagtatgacaacataaacataaacatcATGGGGTCCGTGAGTTGAAAACGGATTCACCacatagtataaaaataaggcGTGGAACACTGGTGtcaaaagactcaaaactcaTCACCGAATCCCGGTgattccatttaaaaaatacaatagcagggcagataaaaaaaaaaggatacttCTGCATAGAGTGCAGACaagataacataaattaaaaaagggtTACTAGAATCAGATAAAATGTCCATCACCATCTTGCATCGTGAGATGCAAGTAAGACTGGGGCGACAAAAACTATCATCATTTTCACCCAAtacaacattaataaaaatatatgtaccaAATCagtctaaaaaaacaaaacttcaaaGGTAATAAGTTTGAAATGACTGAACAAACAAAAAAGCTATAAAGAAGTGACTCTGATATGAGTATTTCTTACATACCTTGACAGAGATCTTGCGGTCGCTCTGCGGCCTCTTAAACTTCTTGACCCGCTTCTTCACGATCTTCTTCGTAAGCAACGGCACCGCCATTTTCTCTTACTTTCTGAAACAAGTATCACGAAGAAAAAACATTTGTTAGCTGGGACTTGAATAAATCGTAATAgatctgaaaccctaaacagAAAGGATATCTAAAGTCTTAGACGTCGAAAAATCGAAACAGCTTAACGTATACAAATGCTGAAGAACTAAGAGAGAATGGGAGAGAGGATTACAGAGAATAGGCTTTGCTTAGCGGCCGAGCTTAACGTACTGGTGCATTTCTCCAGTATATATAAGCGATGAGGTTGTCGAATTAGGGTTTTAGAATTGGCGTCAGCCCTTGGGGGTCTGTTTGGGAATCAGGATAAAGGGTTGAACCGGCTCTAGTTGTAGTTTGGAGCTAATCCACTTTCCATTTCAGGCAGGTCCAGTGGGCCTCAACTTAGACCCAGTTTGGATAAAAATAGCAACTAATTcgttttatttaatcattacaattttttaaaattttaacataaaatttaatttttttaaattctaaaaaaataataatattaaaaagtaatattttaacaatattttattcaattttcaactttcatctcaacttattatccaaacctcaccttAAAAGTCAATTGTGTTTGGTTAAATTGaattattgatgagatttactacttttttaacttttcataaaaaaaaaaaaggttaaattcatctcaatctacttcatatattttaacctaaaaagttaaatttatctcaatataaaaaagtcaaactcatcttaataaaatccataaaatataactatttacaactcaattcaactcatattaacatctaaATGTAACTTATAgtaagaataaattattacaaattttgaTCAATAACTCATTTGCTTTGCCTAgattgagattaattttttaaaataaataaacacttCATGCTATGTGTTATTTTGTACTGGATTCTTCCATCACAGATTCTGACTACCAGCTCTTCTACAGGTACACGGGGGGAAATCGTAGccgatatattattaaaaaagaaaaaaaaaagacgaaaaacagagaaagagatGGAAGTTCAGAAATGAAATCGCAAAACCACAGCAGAACCTGTGTGAAACATTGAAAGCCACCGAATCCAGCTAAATCCCGTCGTTGGCGTCGTTGTGGGTAGGCAGTCAAATAAAACAACCGAATTTGCCCCAACTGGTGGTCGTCGTTGTGGGTAGCCAAAGAGGTTTGGTTCGTGAGTTTGGGGGTCTGGTTCGTTGTGGGTAgccattgaatttttttttcctggttggtacttcaatgtgtttttttttcctggttaaTTGGTACTTCtgtgtgtttatttatttttatttttttcagctGGTTGGTATTGTTTATCTTTAATGTGAGTTTGCTCTTCAGAAATTAGCTTGTTTGTATTATTTGCCTAAGAAACAAATGTTACAGGGATATGGGTTTACAAATCCTCATAGCATAAAGAAAGATATGGGTTTAAAGCTAGATCCTCATATTAATCTCCATTCAAGTTTATTAGTCTGTTATAGCAGTTCATAGCATCTTGGAACAATAAACTGGGGATATGTAGAGTAGAGATGAACTGAGGCATTTTGACATTATAGTGGCTTCGACCAAATAAATcctgctatattttttttctacattgCATTTTGATATGAACCGATCAATGAACTGAGGCAAGGTCAATGAAAAACTAGATGTTCACTAACAATTTATGCGTGTTAGTTCGAGCAAAATCTCTTATGAATATGAAAGACTAGATGTTCACTAACAATTGCAGTGGCTTGTTTATTGTTGCTTGGTGGTGTCTATGACGAAGACGAAGGGGAGTCTATTAGTTTAGGGTTGCAAATGAAACGCAGCTTTTCTAGCATCCACGTGGAGGCCCGTGTACGCGGGGTACCCCTCGCGAgtgcaaatagagtttttcttccTTCTACTGACTAACCGATTGCTGACCTTATTTGTGATGCGTCAATGGAATTACTTATTCATCTCAGCTCTACTACTTTTCCAGAAGCACTCACTGTTGGTTTAAAACTTGCAGGTCACATGCTTTTGTACCCAAATATGCTTTTAAGTTCctgataatttcatatttttcctttattctcCACCCACTTCACTCTCCTACTTGATTTGGgagctttttcttttgttttacctCTGTTATTCAGTTTCTTCAGCACCTTTATCAGATTTTGCTAAGTGATAGAAAGGAAGGTGAATCAGTGGGCTTCATTCTGTTGTCATAGCTAGAGACCATCTATGAAAGGTGGCAAATAATTGCATTCATGTATTGGATTCACATTCACTATACTTCAAGAGGAATTTTATTTGTAACATCGTCAATGTAGCCCGCCCCCACATAACATTAATGATGTGGTAGACACATACAGTGGTTACAATTAAGGGACTCTTATTTTATAGTGAcatggttgtgtttggatgttaaaatgagttgagatgagttgagttgagatgataaaatattgttagaatattattttttaatattattattattttagaatttgaaaaagttgaattgtttattatattttgtgttgaaatttgaaaaaattgtaatgatgagttgagatgagttgagagtatttaactaaccaaaataagaatagattatctatgaatagtagtgaaatgatttaagttaatatattttttgagttttgggacatgagaggaaaaaagttaaataaaattattataaagtttaaatattattttttaatattatttttgttttaagatttaacaAGGTTGAAttactttttgtattttgtttaaaaatttgaaaaaattataatgattaggtaatgatcaGATGAAAAGTTGaacatttgaaattgaaaagtatctAGAGGGTACTGTTCACACAtgcaaaacatttttaattcgtTTATCTTTCCTGTGAATGCTTATTTCCCCACTGTTGAACTTTAGCATAATTTCATTTAGCCCTTGTTGTTTGTTTGGTGCAAGTTTTTCCTTTGTGTCGCCTTTGCGCCTGTAAAGCAAAGTTCATTACCGATCTTTGTTGGTCCTCGATTCGGGCTGCTTCTTCAATTCAGACGTAAAGCTCTCTCTTTACTGTATCTATTTGGCATTCTTTCTTGGCCAGAAGCCTTGAAACATTGAGAAAAGTTTAGGTCGGGGCATCGGAATTTCGTGGAGAAATAAAATCTGAGTTTGCTCTGTTAGTATGTGTGCTttagttttctctctctttctttcttttttttcgcGGGTTCTGTGACTAGAATAAATTGGTGTATATTTGTTTTTGCTAGCCTTACTTGGCTTTGTTCGGTTGCTGAGAAAGTCTTGGAAAATTTCACTTGGGTGGAGGAAAAAAACAACGAGAAGTGTTCATTttactaaaattattttaagagtcCATTACCattaatgattttttgtttgatatcaCTTTTCagatgatgaaaatattgaagatgggaagatattgtaaatattaaaaagacaTGAGAATATTGTAAATTAGTTAGAgatgatatttaaaattaaaaaaaattaaaaaatatataaaatagataaattcatatatgatatattgtaaaagtcaatatataaaatataaaaaatagattttaatgaataaaatagagaaaCCATTGAGAGTGCTTTCCATGCTCTTGTACCCTAAcgatttttaaagaataaaataaagactTGTTTGCTACATTCTATTTATTGAATTATTGTAATAAGTACCCCTTGTCAACGTACCTTCGAcaccattttttgttttgtttttcttgctcTTATTATGGTGCAGCTACTATGCCGctccatttaaaatatattaatatatttaaaattattttcttaatcacttagttaaaaaaaaaaattttaaaaagacaaGCGGTCAAATGGAGatatcaaatgaaaaatgaaagtaaGAAGCATAAATTACGTAAAAATCTCATTAGTATCGAAACGAAAGTAAGTCCTAGCATGGCATGAACTAGAAAGTATCAACCCACGTTAGGCCATAATGAAAACCATGTCTAACTTCTAACTACATACTGCT from Juglans regia cultivar Chandler chromosome 4, Walnut 2.0, whole genome shotgun sequence encodes:
- the LOC109000710 gene encoding 60S ribosomal protein L32-1-like, which encodes MAVPLLTKKIVKKRVKKFKRPQSDRKISVKTNWRRPKGIDSRVRRKFKGCTLMPNVGYGSDKKTRHYLPNGFKKFVVHNVKELELLMMHNRTYCAEIAHNVSTRKRKEIVERAAQLDVVVTNKLARLRSQEDE